GGTCCGCAACCTTGGTCACGTCCCGCGCGGTGACGACGGCGTTGTGGCCGGCTTCGACGACCGCTTCGGAAAGCGCGCGGCCCAGGCCGGTCGAGCAACCCGTGATGAGCCAGGTGGACACTACAGAATGCTAGCGAACGGCACGGGCCGTGATCAGAATCCACCGACCCGGCAGGTGACGTAGCGGTTCTGGCAGTAATTTCCGGTCCCGGGCCAATGCCGAGCCGCGCCATCCCGGTCGCGCGGATCGAGTGAAAGCGCCGGGATGGTGACACCGAGGTCGTCGATGATCGGAGGTACCGCATCGTCGGGGTCTGCGCGAGCCACACCCAAGTCACCGGCGAGCACATCTACCCCGGCCAGCACGCCGGCGCCGATCAGACCGGCCGTGATCGTCCGAGCCCACCATCGACGTGTCATCGCTCGCCCCTCACTGCCGTGTGTGTCGGAGATCACAGCCCCGAGCCTACCCGCCTCCGGATCGCTGAGTGCCGGCCGAAGGTGGATCCCCTAGGGCGATCACCGGCCATGCCAGCTTGCCGCGTCTGGGTCGCGAACCAGCCACGAATAAACAACAACTACGCGTTGGCGGGTCCGCGCACCGCGTCGGCGCTTCTCCTCGTGCATAGCGTGTAGCCCGTGAAGCCGATCTCCGCGGTGGTACGCCGCGCTGCGGTTCTCGCGGTGTGCCTCGTCGTGTCGGGGATGGCACCGCCGGTCGGTGCTGAGCCGGACGTGCAACCCCCACCCGGCGCGATGCCACCGAGCGACGTGTTGCCGCCTGGGCAACCGGCACATGTGAACACCCCGGACGGTTGGGTTCTGGCGCTCGGCGCCAAAGACGAGCGACAGGTCCCGGTGGCTCCACTGACCACCGCGGTGTCGTCGCGGGAGTATCTATCCAGCGGAATCTTCGTCGCCTCACTGAAAGGGCCGGGACCCCCGGAAGGCGTAATCGAGGTAGGTTACGAGATTGGCTGCGGCATCGACATGAGCACGGCCAACGGCGTGACCATTGCCAACGGTGCCGGCGTGGCGCCGTCCATTGGTGGGGTGCTGCCGGTTGGCCCCGGAACTGAGGGGGCGCAACTGCTGCCGTTGGTGACCACGCCGTACAACGGGGTGGTCAGCGTGGGTCTTAAGCCCGGGTTCGTCGTCGTGGTGCCGGTAGTGCGCAAGGAGTTCAAGGGCGCTAACCCTTGGGTCATGGTCAGCGACTTCCACATGAAGATCGACGGCTGCGTCGGTCAGTCATTCGTGCGCTCATACGCAACCCTGACCCGCGTCACCGACGAATCCGACGTGGTGATCTCCTATGTCGGTACCACCAAGGCGGTGTGAGCCCCACTGATTCAGGCCTCAAATGGTTTGCCGTCGAAGCGATCCCGGGTGACGAACTCTTCGACGGGCCTCCGGCGCAGCTTGGTCAGCTGCCGGGTTGGTTTGCCCAGCGGCACCACCGCAGCCACCGCGTGGGTGGCGGGAATCCCCAGCAACGCTTGAATTTTCGGCTCCTGCGGGATGGTCATCGTGGTGACCGTGCCGCCGTAGCCTTCGTTGCGGGCGGCCAACAGGATGCTCCAGACCAGTGGGTACACGGAGGCTCCGGCGGCCATCCCGACGCGCTCGAGATCCTGGTCCACGGCCGCGACCACACCCAGGTCCACCGAGATGACCAGGACAACCGGCGCGTTGGTGATCGGCTTGGTGAAGGTTTCGGGGATCTTGGTTGCGTCGATCACGTCTTGCGACACCTGGATGGGAGTAATTGTGTTCCACGGGTTTTCACCGGCATTGAGCTGTGCGAAGTAGCGGCGGGCGGCGGGCGCGCCGAACTCGGCCAGCTTGTCGCGCTGTCGGGTGTCGCGGACCACGATGATGTGCGCGCCTTGTCGATTGCCACCGCTCGGAGCGAACCGGGCGTTGTCCAGAATCCGGTGCAGCACATCGTCGGGCAGCGGGTCCTCAGTGAATTCGCGTGCCGCGAATGTGGTGCGCATGACGTCGTAAAGTTCCATGACCGTCAGCTGCGCGCCGAGGCGCGCCGCTCCAACCGATAGGTGCGGGTGAAGCCGGCCGGTTGGGTGGTCAGCGTCACCTCGACAGCGCCGCTGGGCCCGATGGTGTAGCGCTCCTCGACTTCGGGTCCCTCGCCCCAGCGGCCCACCGGCTGGCGGCCCAGATCGTCGCGTTCACGCAGGGCCGGGTCGAACGGGAACAGGACCGGATCGTAGGGCGTGACGTCGCCGTCGGGGCGTCCGTCGACCAACCGGCTACATTCGACGAACCGGAAGTGTCCGATGTTGTGCGCCGCGCGATATCGGCGGCTGACGACCAGCGGGGTTTGCCCGTCGACCGGCAGGGACGCGTCTTTGGGCACGATCGGATCGAAGACGACGTCGGATCCTGCCCGGGCTTCCCGGAAGACTCCAAAATGACGCGAAAAACGTTCGGAGAGAACGAAACCAGACTCGTTATCAAGAAAGACCGCCAGCCCGATGGCCGTCGCGGCAAACGGGTGTGGAGACCGCTTGACCCGCTTCTCGCCGAACTCTGCCCGCAGCATCCGGGAGATCAGCGGGAAGCTGCCGGCGCCGCCGACCACGTAGATGCCCGCCACCTCGGACCACGGGACGTTCCTGCCGTCGCTGGTCGGGTCGCACAAGACGCGCCCTAGCAACCGGGTAGTCCGGTCGACCAGCGGAGCGCAGGCGGCGTAGACGTCGTCGATCGGGCAGGAAAACGGCGGCCGGTCGCCATCATCGACAGCGGTGAGGTCCACCAGGAAGCGACGGGTCTGCGGTCCAACGGCTTCCTTGCGGGCCGCGCACTCCTCGACCAGCAGCGCTCGGCCCTGCGCCTCCAGGCCGCAAAGCTGCGACTCGGTGAGGACCAGCTGTGCGATCGCTTCGTCGAAGTCGTCGCCGCCGAGTCGCTGGATGCCCTCGCTGATCACCACCTCGTTTACCTGCCCCGCCATCTTCAGCAGCGAGGCGTCGAACGTCCCGCCACCGAGGTCGTAAATCAGGACGTACTCGCGCTTGGCGGTGATCGTCGAGCGGTATCGGTGGGCATATTCCAGTCCCGCGGCGGATGGCTCGTTCAACAGGGCGACGACCTTAAAGCCCGCCGCCAGGAAGGCATCCAATGTGAGGAAGCGCTGTGCGCTGGAAGCGTTGGCGGGCACGCTGATAGCGGCTTCGATGGTTTCGCCCGCCGACGCGCCGGCATTGGAACGCTGGCAGAGGTCGACTTTGAGTTGAGCCAGAAAGCCAGTGAGCAGGTCAGCCAGCGGGTAGCTACGGCCGGCGAGGGTGACCTGCGTTTGGGGTCCGGCGTCGTTGAGCCGCCGCTTGACGGACCGCAGCAGCTCCCAACCTGGCTGGTGCCGCACGACGGCCGCGTCCAGGCCGAAGCGCAACTCGCCTGCGGCGTTCGCGGCGATCAGCGACGGCCACGCGTCCACGCCGTCGAAGGCGACGACGGGATAGTTGCCGCGGTCAACGACCGCCGCGACGGTGTGGGTGGTGCCAAAGTCGATACCGACTCTCATCGGATCCGATTCTAGGAGGACGCCGGGATTCTGCGCTTCGAACCGCCGGACGGGTGCGCTGCGTCCCAACGCTGCAGCTCGCGTTCGGCGGTGGCGGGGATCAGCCCGGCGGGCGCGAACCGCTCGGATTGCACCGGGTCGTCGTCGGTCAGCGGCCGCCCAGCGTCGCGAATCCTTCTGAACGACACGATGACTGCTGCGGCGAGACCACCACGACGACTGTCGCGAAGACGATCGACAACCCGGACTTTCTTCACGCCGTCAATTTCCGGCTGGGGGCGGGCCAGGAGTGGTGGCCGAGGAAGGCTCAGTACATTGCGCGGACGGCGTCGATGGTGTCGGCTTCCTCGGCACTCTTGTCCTCCCGGTAGCGCACCACCCGCGCGAACCGCAGCGCCACCCCGCCGGGGTAGCGCGACGAGCCCTGCACCCCGTCGAGGGCGATCTCGACCACCTGCTCGGGCCGCACGCGCACGACGTAGCCGTCCGTACCGCCCACCGCGAGCTCGCTGAACCGCTTCGTCTGCCAGTCCAACGTGGCGTCGGTCATGCCCTTGAATGTCTTGCCCACCATGACGAATTCACCGGTTGCCGGGTCACGGGCGCCGAGATGGATGTTGGACAACTTGCCACGCCGGCGTCCCGAACCCCACTCCACGGCCAGCACCACCAGATCCAGCGTGTGCACCGGCTTCACCTTCAACCAGCCCGCGCCGCGACGGCCCGCCTGATACGGCGCCGCCGGGGCCTTGGCCATCACCCCCTCGTGACCCGCGGCCAACGTCGCGTCCAGGAATGCGGCGGACGCCGCCGGGTCGGGGGTGGTCAGCCGGTTGACCCGCTGAGTGTCCGGCACCAGCGCGTCGAGGGCGGCCAGCCGCTCGGTGGTCGGTGCGTCGAGCAAGTCGACGCCGTCACTGTGCAGGATGTCGAAGAAGAACACCGACAGGGGCTGCGTGGCGCGCGCGTCGGCAACGTCAACCGACCGCCCGAACCGCGACGCGGTCACCTGGAAACGGTGCGGACGGTTGTCGGGTCGCAAGGCGATCGCCTCACCGTCTGCGATCAGCGTGTTGACCGGCAGCGCCAGCGTGGCCTCGACCACTTCGGGCAGTCGGGCTGTGACGTCGTCGAGGCTTCGGGTGTAGACGGTGACATGGTCGCCGGACCGGTGGATCTGCACCCGCGCGCCGTCCAGCTTGGCTTCGAAGATCGCCGTGCCGCCGTGGCGTTCCAGAGCGTCGGCGACGCTACTCGCCGTCTGGGCCAGCATGGGGCCGACCGGACGCCCCACCCGCAGCGTGAACGCGTCCAGCGACGCGCCGCTCAGCGCCGCGGCCGCGGCCGCCGGCAGATCGCCGCCCAGCATCGCAGCGCGCTGCACCACGGCGGCGGGCAGCCCTGCGGCTTTGGCCACGGCGTCGGTCATGATTCCGACCAACGCGCCCTGGCGCAGTTCACCCCCGAGCAGCCGCAGCAGGAACGTCTGCTCGTTCTCGGTCGCCGCACCGAATAGGCCCGCAATCAGCGCCGCGCGCCGTGCCTGGGATCCTTTGCCCGCGACGGCACCGATCTCGGTGAAGGTAGCGTCCACCCGGGCGACCGTCAGCACTGGCAGCGATCCCGGCGGTGGAGGTGATCGTAGGGCCGCCCAGCCGACTCCGATCTGGCGTTGCCGCAGTTCACCGGAGAGCCACGACACGACGGTGGCGACCAATTCGGCATCCCCGCCGGCCCGACTCAACAGGTCCGAGATGTGGGCGACTTTGGTCAGCCGCGACGAGGTGCCGGCCACCTCGATAGAGGTGTTTGCAACGTCCAGCAGGAGCACGCTTGCCAGCTTGGCACGGCTCGCCGACAGCCCCGCCTGACCGGCGGATAGCGTGCCTGGTTAACGTTACAAATTCAAGACAATCTGACAAGCCGAAAATGGAGGTCTGGATGGAGATCAGCGGAAAGAAGGTCGTCGTCATCGGCGGCGCTTCGGGAATGGGGCGGGCCAGCGCAGAACTATTGCACCAGCGCGGCGCGCAGGTCGCGATTCTGGACCGGGAAAATTCGGACGGCAAGACCGTGGCCGACAGTGTCGACGGCAAGTTCTACCCCGTCGACATCACCGACTTCGCCGGCACCGAGGAGACGCTGCAGGCAGCGGTCGACGAGCTGGGCGGCCTGCACGTCACGGTGACCACTGCAGGCGGAGGCATCGCCAAGCGCACCATGACCAAGACCGGTCCACACGACCTCGAGTCCTTTCAGTCCGTCATCGATCTCAACCTGATCGGCACCTTCAATATCAGCCGGTTGGCCGCCGCGCACATGAGCAAGAACGAACCAGAGGACGAGGAGCGCGGCGTCATCATCAACACCGCCTCCATCGCCGCCTTCGAGGGCCAGATCGGGCAGGTCGCCTACACCGCCGCCAAAGCAGGCGTCGCGGGCATGTGCCTGACCATGGCGCGGGACCTGGGCTCGCTGGGAATCCGGGTGCTCGCGATCGCTCCGAGCCTGTTCGCCACTGGGCTCACTCAGGGTATTCCCGACGAGTTCGCGGCGGCGCTGACCAAGGACGCTGCCTTCCCCAAGCGGCTGGGCCGGCCCGAGGAATACGCCAAACTGGTTGCGGCCATCGTGGAAAACCCGATGCTCAACGGCCAATGCCTCCGGCTGGACGCCGGGCAGCGGTTCGCGCCCAAGTAAGCGCCCGCCGGCCCCACTCGGGCACTGGGTAGTCTCATTAACCAATTCCAGGATTGCGCAACGACGCGGGTCCTGTAGTGCCGCGAGGAGGGCCCGCATGGGTATCGCACTGACCGACGACCATCGCGAACTCGCCGAGGTAGCTCGCGCCTTCCTGACCTCCCAGAAGGCGCGAGCAGCGGCGCGCTCACTGCTCGACGCACCCGAAGAGGCGCGGCCGTCGTTCTGGTCGGGCATCGTCGAATTGGGCTGGCTTGGGCTGCACATCGACGAGGAGCACGGCGGATCTGGCTTCGGACTGCCCGAATTGGTGGTAGTGGTCGAGGAACTCGGCCGCGCGGTAGCGCCCGGGCCGTTCGTACCCACCGTGATCGCGTCGGCGGTGATCGCGCGCGAGGGCACCGCCGAGCAGAAGGCGCTGCTGCCGGGGCTGATCGACGGGACATCCACGGCCGGAATCGGTTTGGGCGGCCACGTGCTCATCGACAACGGCGTGGCCAACGGCGACGCCGGGGTCGTGCTGGGCGCAGGCTTGGCCGATCTGTTGGTCATCGCTGCCGGCAACGACGTGCTGCTGCTGGAACGCGGCCGTGCCGGAGTTTTGGTGGACACGCCGGAGAATCTCGATCCGACCCGGCGCTCCGGTCGGGTGCGGCTGCAGAACGTGAATGTCTCCGCCGACGACATCCTGCCCGGCGCACGGGAATCCGCGTTGGCCCGGGCGCGGACGTTGCTGGCCGCCGAAGCCGTCGGCGGTGCGGCCGACTGTGTCGAGGCTGCCGTCGAATACGCTAAGGTCCGTCAGCAATTCGGACGGACCATCGCGACTTTCCAAGCGGTGAAGCATCATTGCGCGAACATGCTGGTGGCCAGCGAGTCGGCGCTGGCCGCGGTGTGGGACGCGTCCCGCGCAGCATCCGAAGACGAGGAGCAGTTCCGGTTGGCCGCCGCGGTGGCCGCCGCCCTGACGTTCCCCGCATATGCGCGCAACGCCGAACTCAACATTCAGGTGCACGGCGGCATCGGCTTCACCTGGGAGCACGACGCGCATCTGCACCTGCGTCGGGCGTTGGTGACGACGGCGTTGTTCGGTGGCGACGGGCCGGCGCGGGATGTGTTCGAGCGCACCGCGTCCGGCGCCACCCGGGACAACAGCCTGGACCTCCCGCCCGAGGCAGAAGAGCTGCGCACCGTGATTCGCGCCGACGCGACCGAGATAGCCGCGTTGGCGGACGGCGCGCAAATCGACAGGTTGATCGAGACGGGCTACGTAATGCCGCACTGGCCCAAACCGTGGGGACGGGCCGCCGATGCGGTCGCACAGTTGGTGATCGACGAAGAGTTCCGTGCGGCCGGCATCAAGCGCCCGGACTACGGCATCACCGGGTGGGTGATCCTGACCTTGATCCAGCACGGAACCCCCTGGCAGATCGAGAGATTCGTCGAGAAGGCGCTGCGCAAGGACGAGATCTGGTGCCAGCTGTTCTCCGAGCCGGACGCCGGCTCGGACGCGGCGTCAATCAAGACCCGAGCCACTCGCGTCGACGGTGGCTGGAAGATCAACGGGCAGAAGGTGTGGACCAGCGGGGCGCACTACTGCGCGCGCGGCCTGGCGACGGTGCGCACCGACCCGGACGCGCCCAAGCACGCGGGGATCACCACGGTGATCGTCGACATGAAGGCGCCGGAGGTTGAGGTGCGACCGCTGCGCCAGATCACCGGTGGCTCGGACTTTAATGAGGTGTTCTTCAACGACCTGTTCGTGCCTGACGAGGACGTGGTCGGGGCGCCCAACTCGGGGTGGACCGTCGCGCGCGCGACGCTGGGCAACGAGCGGGTGAGTATCGGTGGTAGCGGGTCGTTCTACGCGGGTTTGGCAGACCAGTTGGTGCAGCTGGCGCAGCAGCACGCAGAGCGGTTGACGGGCGCGGACGTTCGAGTGGGCGCCTACCTAGCCAACGAGAATGCACTGCGCCTGCTGAACCTGCGTCGCGCGGCGCGCAGCGTCGAGGGCGCGGGTCCGGGGCCGGAGGGCAACGTCACCAAGCTCAAGCTGGCCGAGCACATGGTCGAGGGTGCGGCGATCATGGCGGCGCTGCAGGGGCCCGAGGTCGCGCTGCTGGACGGGCCCGGAGCGCTGTCCGGCCGGTTGATCATGGGAGCGCGCGGAATGGCGATCGCCGGCGGCACCTCGGAGGTGACCCGCAATCAGATCGCAGAGCGGATCCTCGGCATGCCGCGCGACCCGCTGATCAACTAGTACCGGCGGGTGTGAACAGCGGCGCGCCGCCGGGCCCCTTATCGGGACGAATTTCGACGGGCATTCCACACGTCACCGAATCCGGTTCGCAGCCAACGATATTGGCGGCGACCCTCAGTCCGCTCTGTTCGCTGAGTTCGACAAGAGCAATGACGTACGGAGTGGGGATCTCCGGGTTATAGGGGTGGTGGTTCACGGTGTAGGTGAACACCGTCCCGGCGCCGGACACCGGCTTGGCGCTCAGCGTGGCGCCGCAGTCGCGGCAGGTCCCGGTCGCGGGATGCACCCAGCGTGCGCAGTCGTCGCAATGCTCGACGAGCAGTGGGGAGGTGGTCGACTCGGTTGTCACGACCAATACAGTACGCTCTACTGGATCCCCCATTAATAGGTCGTGTGCGGCGCGTAGATGCTACGGACGGTGCAGATGGAGTACTTCGAGAAAGACGCGATTCTGTCCGGAATCGGCATATCACGGATCGGCCGTCGCACCGGTATCCCCGGCCGGGACCTCACCATGGAGGCGGTGCGGGCTGCCATCGAAGACGCCGGCCTGGCGGCCACCGATATCGACGGCATCGCCACCCTGGGCGACACCCCGGCTGCAGAAGTCAACGCCGAACTAGGTATCGAGGCCGGGGATTGCGGCAGCGGATTCGGCACCGGCGGCCTGTTGAGTCCGGTGATGTCGGCGTGCCGCGCGGTTGCGGAGAAGCGCGCCCGGCACGTGGTGATCTACCGGACCATCCAGATGCTGGGCGGCACGGTCCCGGTCAAGCAGGAAAAGAACGCCCCCGCGCCCCCGCTGGCGCGCATGTTCGAGACCGCCGAAGGCGCCGATCGGCCCGCCGTCGGGGCGATGGATGACATCAACGATCTTGTTGCAGCCCAAGCCTATTCGGCTGCCAACTGGCTGGCGCTGAACTGCCGCCGGCATATGGAGCTGTACGGGACAACCAAGGAGCAGTTGGGCTGGATCGCTCTCAACGGCCGGCGAAACGCGGCGCTCAACCCGCTTGCCGTCTACCGCGATCCGATGACCATGGACGACTACCTGGGCGCACGGCTGGTTTCGACACCGTTCGGGCTGCTGGATTGCGATGTGCCGATTGACGGTTCGATCGCGGTGGTGGTGTCGCACGCGGACTACGCCGACGACTGCCCGCACCGCGCGGTGCGGGTGGAAGCGATCGGCGGTTCCGACGGCGCGGGGGGATGGTTCCATCGCGCCGACTACCCGAAGATGGCCATGTCCGATGCGACCGCGCAGATGTGGTCGCGCACCGAACTGACCCCCGCCGACATTCAGCTCGCTCAGCTCTACGACGGTTTCACATTCCTCACCCTGGCCTGGCTGGAAGCGCTCGGGGTGTGTGGCGACGGAGAGGCGGGCCCGTTCGTGCAGGGAGGCACCCGGATCGCGCGCGACGGCCAGTTGCCGCTCAACACCTACGGTGGGCAGCTCTCGGCCGGACGCATGCACGGCTACTGGGCGCTGCACGAGGGGTGTCTGCAGCTGCGCGGAGAAGCCGGGGAACGTCAGGTTGCCCAGCGTCCCGAAGTCGGCGTGGTCTCGGTGGGCGGTGGTCCCGTCGCGGGGTGCATGCTGCTCACCTGCTGAGCCCACGCAGCACGTGGGACTGTGGCCCGACTATCGTCCGGCCGGGATTGCGGTCACTTCGGGCGTAATGGCGTCGCCGCCCAATGTTTTCCCGCAGCCGGTCGCGCACAGTGCATAGGTCGCGAAAATCGCGGCGGCGATTGCGGTGAACACTTTCCTCTTCGCCCTCATTTGCCTGGCCTTTCCTTGCCCGCGCACAACGTGGTTGATTAGCGAATAGGCTGCGATGTTATCGCTGTGCGCGCAGGTCGCGAGGCGTTTTCGTCAGTCTCGACAAACTCCGTGGGGGCGCAAGAGGACGTCGATCCGGTGGCTGAGATCGGCAAAACAACTTGCGCGCGACCGGATTGGAGGTCTACCGTCAGCCCTCGTGCGTCGTCGTCAGCATGCGGTAGTAGCCAGCACCCGCAGCGGGGTCTGATCCAGACCGACCCCCCGCTGTGGGTCGCAAGCTACTACCGTCGGTCGCTCCTTCGAGCAAGAGAAGACCGGCACCATGACTCTCCTCTCCCACGATTCCGAGCGTCCCACCGATACCGCGGACGGCTGGTTCGAACGCCACTTCGGCGTCGCACTACCCCGCGGCCTGCGTGAGCGGGGTTCCGCAATGCCTTGGGAGAACTTCGCTGCGGTTCTCGGCCGAACCGCCGGACCGCTGCGTTTGGGGCACTGGGAGTGCACCGACACGGCGCGCCCGGGAACCAGGCTGGGTCCGCAGGCCCGCAACTTCCGCGCGGTGATCGCATTCGGCGATCGCATCGACACCTCGACTGCCGCGGCCAGCGGACCCGTCGCGGCGCTGACCGCGATGCTGCATGAGCGCGGAATCATGTTGGAGACTCTGAATTTTCACCAGATGCGGTCAGGGCACGACGCCATCACCTTCGTGCACGGTACCGACGGCACCCGTGCCGAGTGGGCGATGGGCTGGGCTGACGATCCGACACAATCGGCGTTGCGTGCGGTGATCGCGTGCGCCAACCGATTGATCGGCTGAGCTAGAGCGGACGCAGGAGGATCGGCATGCCGTCCATTGGGATGGGGATCGTGCGGTAGTCCCACTTGGCCTCGTAGCCCGGTCGTGGCAGCTCCAGTCGATAACGGCGCAGCAACCGATGCATGATCGTCTTGATTTCCAGCTGCCCGAACGTCATGCCGATGCACTTGTGCGCACCGCCCCCGAAGGGTGTGAAAGCGTAGCGGTGCCGCTTGTGTTCGCTACGTGGTTCGGTGAACCGGTCCGGATCGAACTTCAGCGGATCGGTCCACAGCTCCGGCAGCCGATGGTTCACCCCGGGAAATGCCGTGATGTTGGTGCCCGCCGGGATGTAGTGTCCGAGTAACTCCGTGTCGCGTACCGTCCGGCGCATCGCCCACTGGACCGGCGAGACCAGACGAATCGCCTCGTTCATCACCAGGGCCAGCGATTCCAGCTTTTCCAGGGAGTCGATGTCTACTGGGCCGTCGCCGAGACGATCGGACTCGTCGCGGCAGCGCTGCTGCCACTCGGGGTTGGCGGCCAGCTGGTAGGCCATATTGGTCGCGGTGGTGGTGGAGGTGTCGTGCGCGGCCATCATCAAGAAAATCATGTGGTTGACGATGTCTTCGTCGGAGAACCGATTGCCGTCCTCGTCCTCGGTCTGGCACAGCACGCTGAGCAGGTCGTTGCCTTGCTTTCCGCGCTGCTCTTTGACGCGCTGGGCGAAGTAGTCCTCGAGTAGTTTGCGGGCCCGAAGGCCGCGCCACCAGGTGAACGGCGGGATGCCGGTGCGGATCACCGCGTTACCGGCGCGGACCGTCATGGTGAAGGCGTTGTTCACCTTCGTCACCAGCTCGCGGTCGGTACCTGGCTCGTGCCCCATGAACACCATGGAGGCAATGTCCAGGGTGAGTTCCTTCATCGCCGGATACAGCAGGAAGCGTGAGTCGTTGACGACCCAGTCGTTGGCAATCACCTGCGACACGACTGTGTCCATTTGTTCGACGTAGTTTACGAGCCGGGACCGGACGAAGGCCTCCTGCATGATGCGGCGATGAAACAGGTGTTCTTCAAAGTCCAGCAGCATCAATCCGCGGTGGAAAAACGCGCCGATCACCGGTGTCCAACCCTGCTGCGAGTAGTCCTTGTTGCGGTTCGAATAGATCACCTGTGCGGCGTCTGGACCGAGCGCAGCGACGAACGGCAGCACCGGCGAGTCCCCGAAGACCAGGGGACCTTTCGTCTCGTACAGAAACGCCAAATATTCCGGTCCGCCGCGCAGCATTTCGATCATGTGCCCAAGGATCGGCAGCCCCCTATCGCCGACGACGGGTTTGAGCCCGCTGCCGGGCGGAGGCTCTGCGAGCTTGCGCTCGGGGAACTGGGTATCGCGCAACCGGCGCTCCAGTAGACCCATGCCGGGAATGTTGTTGACCGACGGGGTCAGACGGCGCCGAGCCTGATCCAGGACGTATTCGGGGGTGCTGATTGTCGCGTTGCTTGCTGTCATGACACTCCTTACCGGCCGTGGCGGCGGTCACCTTCTCCTAATATCACGGGCAAACTTGACGCCTGTCAAGTTTGCTTTTGGAAGCGTGTGATGCAAAGTCAGGAGGTGATCGAGAAGTGAGCAGCCAGGCCGCTGACGACGAACAGGACGCACCGGGACCACGCCGGCGCGGCGACAAGCACCGACAGGCGATCATGCAGGCGGTGCGAGACCTGTTGCAGGAGCGGCCCTTCTCCGAACTCTCCGTCAGCACCATCAGCGTTCGAGCCGGGGTGGCTAGGTCCGGTTTCTACTTCTATTTCGACTCCAAGTATTCGGTGCTCGCCCAGATCCTCGCCGAGGCGGCCGAGGAACTCGAAGAACTCACGCACTATTTCGCACCTCGCCAG
The nucleotide sequence above comes from Mycobacterium vicinigordonae. Encoded proteins:
- a CDS encoding thiolase family protein, with the protein product MEYFEKDAILSGIGISRIGRRTGIPGRDLTMEAVRAAIEDAGLAATDIDGIATLGDTPAAEVNAELGIEAGDCGSGFGTGGLLSPVMSACRAVAEKRARHVVIYRTIQMLGGTVPVKQEKNAPAPPLARMFETAEGADRPAVGAMDDINDLVAAQAYSAANWLALNCRRHMELYGTTKEQLGWIALNGRRNAALNPLAVYRDPMTMDDYLGARLVSTPFGLLDCDVPIDGSIAVVVSHADYADDCPHRAVRVEAIGGSDGAGGWFHRADYPKMAMSDATAQMWSRTELTPADIQLAQLYDGFTFLTLAWLEALGVCGDGEAGPFVQGGTRIARDGQLPLNTYGGQLSAGRMHGYWALHEGCLQLRGEAGERQVAQRPEVGVVSVGGGPVAGCMLLTC
- a CDS encoding homocitrate synthase, with the translated sequence MTLLSHDSERPTDTADGWFERHFGVALPRGLRERGSAMPWENFAAVLGRTAGPLRLGHWECTDTARPGTRLGPQARNFRAVIAFGDRIDTSTAAASGPVAALTAMLHERGIMLETLNFHQMRSGHDAITFVHGTDGTRAEWAMGWADDPTQSALRAVIACANRLIG
- a CDS encoding cytochrome P450 → MTASNATISTPEYVLDQARRRLTPSVNNIPGMGLLERRLRDTQFPERKLAEPPPGSGLKPVVGDRGLPILGHMIEMLRGGPEYLAFLYETKGPLVFGDSPVLPFVAALGPDAAQVIYSNRNKDYSQQGWTPVIGAFFHRGLMLLDFEEHLFHRRIMQEAFVRSRLVNYVEQMDTVVSQVIANDWVVNDSRFLLYPAMKELTLDIASMVFMGHEPGTDRELVTKVNNAFTMTVRAGNAVIRTGIPPFTWWRGLRARKLLEDYFAQRVKEQRGKQGNDLLSVLCQTEDEDGNRFSDEDIVNHMIFLMMAAHDTSTTTATNMAYQLAANPEWQQRCRDESDRLGDGPVDIDSLEKLESLALVMNEAIRLVSPVQWAMRRTVRDTELLGHYIPAGTNITAFPGVNHRLPELWTDPLKFDPDRFTEPRSEHKRHRYAFTPFGGGAHKCIGMTFGQLEIKTIMHRLLRRYRLELPRPGYEAKWDYRTIPIPMDGMPILLRPL